A region from the Bacillota bacterium genome encodes:
- a CDS encoding alcohol dehydrogenase catalytic domain-containing protein — protein sequence MKAAVITDIGKVEVREVPKPSIEGGGLLLRVEACAICGTDVRIFNFGHSKVKFPWTTGHEFAGVVEDIKGLPDVDLKVGDRVNVDPTDGCGKCEYCKAGRASLCPETKAIGYYYPGAFAQYIAIPPSIVRAGGVYKIPDDLSFPEAAVTEPVAAAINGHENLHIKLGETVAIIGAGPLGYIHSIISKLEGAAKVIIMDVVDDRLKFASEFGVNLAFNSSKVDPVEAVREATGGAGADVAIVACSVTQVIEQAMKMVKKRGRVLLFAGFPKDRSRVEMDVNLIHYSEIGVFGSFGAPRAAYDTAHKLVASGVFPAKKFVSATLPLDRIAEGFAMAKAGQGLRIVMQPWA from the coding sequence ATGAAGGCCGCTGTCATAACAGATATAGGTAAGGTCGAGGTTAGAGAGGTTCCGAAGCCGTCTATAGAGGGTGGCGGGTTGCTGCTCAGGGTAGAAGCATGTGCCATTTGTGGGACGGATGTGAGGATATTCAACTTCGGCCACAGCAAGGTTAAATTCCCGTGGACCACGGGTCATGAATTCGCCGGCGTTGTGGAGGATATAAAGGGCCTCCCCGATGTGGACCTGAAGGTCGGCGATCGCGTCAATGTAGACCCTACGGACGGGTGCGGGAAATGCGAGTATTGCAAGGCCGGCCGGGCGAGCCTCTGCCCCGAGACCAAGGCCATCGGCTACTATTACCCTGGCGCGTTTGCGCAGTATATTGCCATCCCGCCGTCGATAGTCAGGGCGGGCGGGGTGTATAAGATCCCGGATGACCTGAGCTTCCCCGAGGCGGCTGTAACCGAGCCAGTGGCGGCGGCGATCAACGGGCATGAAAACCTCCACATAAAGCTCGGTGAGACCGTTGCGATCATAGGTGCAGGGCCGCTCGGGTATATTCATTCGATCATCTCCAAGCTGGAGGGCGCCGCAAAGGTCATCATCATGGATGTGGTGGATGACCGGTTGAAGTTCGCATCGGAGTTCGGCGTCAACCTTGCGTTCAATTCCAGCAAGGTCGATCCTGTCGAGGCCGTTCGCGAGGCAACCGGTGGAGCCGGAGCCGATGTGGCCATCGTCGCGTGCTCTGTCACGCAGGTTATCGAGCAGGCCATGAAGATGGTCAAGAAGCGCGGTCGCGTGTTGCTGTTTGCCGGTTTTCCCAAGGACCGCAGCAGGGTCGAGATGGATGTCAACCTCATTCATTATAGCGAGATCGGCGTGTTCGGGTCGTTCGGGGCTCCCAGGGCGGCTTACGACACGGCGCACAAGCTCGTGGCGAGCGGCGTGTTCCCTGCGAAGAAGTTTGTCTCGGCCACGCTCCCGCTCGACAGGATAGCTGAGGGCTTCGCCATGGCCAAGGCCGGGCAGGGCTTGCGAATCGTCATGCAGCCGTGGGCATAG
- a CDS encoding sugar ABC transporter permease: MNAPNRASNRSLFLSRGIITPYLFVAPAFLLIIVFIFYPVIESFALSLYNWTGISKKTFVGFDNFRELLRDQVFWLAIKNNLAFTLLTTAGTVFLGFFLAVAIERRLRGWQFYKIVYFLPVMMSTTVVGLLCGRILDPTLGSVNLLLKGLGISSPPFWLGNPKIVLLSIIAITIWQYAGFPMIVLLAAMENILQEIHEAATIDGVNNWQRIWYVTFPLIRPVFFMITILQVIFSFKVFDIVWAMTQGGPGDSSIVLGVYLYKTAFRYTKFGYGSTIALAMLMIIVPLSLLYLRITRLETVEIE; the protein is encoded by the coding sequence ATGAATGCTCCTAACCGTGCTTCAAACCGTTCTCTCTTTCTCAGTCGGGGGATAATTACCCCTTATCTATTTGTGGCCCCTGCCTTCTTGTTGATTATAGTTTTCATATTTTATCCTGTAATAGAAAGCTTCGCCCTCAGTCTTTATAATTGGACGGGCATCAGCAAGAAAACCTTTGTCGGATTCGATAATTTTAGAGAGCTTTTGAGAGATCAGGTGTTTTGGCTGGCGATCAAAAACAACCTGGCTTTTACCCTGCTTACCACCGCCGGGACGGTGTTCCTCGGCTTCTTTCTCGCGGTTGCCATAGAAAGACGGTTGCGGGGATGGCAGTTCTACAAGATTGTCTATTTCCTCCCGGTTATGATGTCCACGACCGTGGTAGGGCTCCTATGCGGCCGTATCCTTGATCCAACATTGGGATCGGTTAATCTACTCCTAAAGGGACTGGGAATTTCATCTCCCCCATTTTGGTTGGGCAACCCTAAAATAGTGTTGCTTTCTATAATCGCAATTACTATATGGCAATATGCCGGTTTCCCAATGATCGTCCTTCTTGCCGCCATGGAGAACATCCTCCAGGAGATACACGAGGCAGCTACTATCGATGGAGTCAACAACTGGCAAAGAATTTGGTACGTGACCTTCCCCCTCATAAGGCCGGTGTTTTTCATGATTACCATTCTACAGGTCATCTTCTCTTTCAAGGTATTTGATATCGTCTGGGCTATGACCCAGGGTGGGCCGGGGGATTCATCAATCGTGCTTGGCGTTTACCTCTATAAAACCGCTTTTAGATATACCAAATTTGGTTATGGCTCAACAATAGCCCTGGCGATGCTCATGATTATCGTGCCGCTTTCGCTCCTCTACTTGAGGATCACCAGGCTGGAGACCGTAGAAATCGAGTAA
- a CDS encoding extracellular solute-binding protein, with the protein MTRKGIFVWLFVVLIIGLMSSSAALAGKVSIRITAIPGPTAKAIEANAQLFMKKNPDINVVVDIAGGAEEVYKPNFPVIAASPDRPDMAWYWVDGRQYQDMVKAGLLEPLDDLYAKEGWFKSLPESTIKKYTSPDGHLYAVNQDIVWYPQVYYNKKIFKNLGIQSPATPYMAYASLNEWYAVINKIRGAGYQPVSYGGKEGWIIGHTHDALLQRMIPQDLLNDLYENWRSGSKPKVRYTDEVWTQVDRMLLEWAKKGVFADGFMGRSYPEGRMLFVQGKAAMYQDGSWAVGILRNEAPNLDFGWMLYPKIKKEIDPKFLLYAGNGIMILKGTKHLDACKRFLAFILSKEGQENMMKNAQLIPSRMDVDPNVIKKMADPLVYEMWLKLRSIGTSTGWDDPVPAEPAERSFILFQELLTGTRTPESVGKELEDIVEKLRTKK; encoded by the coding sequence ATGACCAGGAAAGGTATATTTGTATGGCTATTTGTTGTGCTGATAATAGGCTTAATGTCCAGCAGCGCAGCGTTGGCGGGGAAGGTCTCCATTAGAATTACAGCTATCCCTGGTCCTACAGCAAAAGCTATAGAGGCAAACGCCCAACTGTTTATGAAGAAGAATCCAGATATTAATGTGGTAGTTGACATAGCGGGAGGCGCGGAAGAAGTTTATAAGCCCAATTTCCCTGTCATTGCTGCCTCTCCGGATCGCCCTGACATGGCTTGGTACTGGGTCGACGGCAGGCAATACCAGGACATGGTGAAAGCCGGCCTGTTGGAACCCTTGGATGACCTGTATGCGAAGGAAGGCTGGTTCAAGAGCCTGCCGGAATCCACTATAAAGAAATATACGAGCCCTGATGGACATCTATATGCCGTTAACCAGGACATCGTCTGGTATCCTCAGGTTTACTATAATAAAAAGATCTTTAAGAATCTAGGTATTCAATCCCCGGCGACCCCTTATATGGCCTATGCATCACTAAATGAATGGTATGCAGTAATAAACAAAATAAGAGGCGCTGGCTACCAGCCGGTAAGCTATGGAGGCAAAGAGGGGTGGATCATCGGCCATACACATGATGCCTTGCTCCAGAGGATGATCCCTCAAGATTTGCTAAATGATCTATATGAGAACTGGAGATCGGGGTCGAAGCCAAAGGTCAGATACACCGATGAAGTATGGACACAGGTTGACAGGATGCTCCTTGAGTGGGCGAAGAAAGGCGTGTTTGCCGACGGATTTATGGGGCGCAGCTACCCTGAAGGCCGTATGCTTTTTGTCCAGGGCAAGGCAGCAATGTATCAAGATGGTTCCTGGGCTGTGGGGATACTACGTAATGAGGCCCCGAATCTTGACTTTGGATGGATGCTCTATCCGAAGATAAAGAAGGAAATCGATCCTAAGTTCCTCCTTTATGCTGGAAACGGCATAATGATTCTTAAAGGGACGAAGCACCTTGATGCGTGCAAGAGATTCCTCGCCTTCATTCTCAGTAAAGAGGGCCAAGAGAATATGATGAAAAACGCCCAGCTGATCCCCAGCAGGATGGATGTCGACCCGAACGTTATCAAGAAGATGGCGGACCCGCTGGTCTACGAGATGTGGCTCAAGCTCCGTTCAATTGGCACTTCAACGGGTTGGGACGATCCCGTACCTGCGGAACCTGCTGAAAGGAGTTTCATACTGTTCCAGGAGTTGCTTACCGGCACCCGGACCCCTGAGTCAGTGGGGAAGGAATTAGAGGATATTGTAGAAAAACTTAGGACGAAGAAGTAG
- a CDS encoding thiolase family protein: MYKILKAPVTIAGGARTPIGRFNGILGKRSAVELGTAAIEAAVERSQVDPAAVELVVMGNVVSAGLGQGPAKQASDAAGLSKTTVCRSMNSVCGSALAAIADCANAIELGMASVAVAGGMESCSTSPYLIDAIKKDGSRFQCKLAGYKLIPMEPDLERKIKTREVQTKESTRYDGLYWPPDKKFMKEYAVIYASKMGIKAEEVDEAAGGSYMKARKATDEGRFKDEIVPVDGYDSDDLVPEDVQAQLREAGKGDPASAYNSSNPADGGAAIVMLSEEKARDLGIKPVGLIHGYSVVNCAAEDFLTAPVDAVRELRAALISAGRRFDPAIVEANEAFGLQIPIFEKEFAEMKVNVHGGAVALGHPLGASGCRLLVTLLNAMKQYGHRYGIVTMCFGSGGAYAVAVEVPE; encoded by the coding sequence GTGTATAAGATATTGAAGGCCCCGGTGACCATAGCAGGAGGGGCTCGGACGCCGATTGGGCGGTTTAACGGGATTTTGGGGAAGCGCTCCGCGGTTGAGCTGGGGACTGCGGCCATCGAGGCGGCGGTTGAGCGGTCTCAGGTGGACCCTGCTGCCGTTGAGCTCGTCGTGATGGGAAATGTAGTCTCGGCCGGCCTCGGCCAGGGCCCGGCTAAACAGGCATCAGATGCCGCGGGCCTGAGCAAGACAACCGTCTGCAGGTCCATGAACAGCGTTTGCGGTTCCGCGCTGGCAGCGATCGCCGACTGCGCGAATGCTATAGAGCTCGGCATGGCCAGCGTTGCGGTGGCCGGTGGGATGGAGTCCTGCAGTACGAGCCCATATTTGATAGATGCCATCAAGAAGGATGGCTCGCGGTTCCAGTGCAAGCTGGCGGGCTATAAGTTGATCCCGATGGAGCCGGACCTCGAGCGCAAGATCAAGACCCGGGAGGTCCAGACCAAGGAGTCCACGCGCTACGATGGGCTTTACTGGCCGCCCGACAAGAAGTTCATGAAGGAGTACGCTGTTATCTATGCCAGTAAAATGGGCATAAAGGCGGAGGAAGTGGACGAGGCCGCCGGGGGAAGCTATATGAAGGCCCGCAAAGCTACGGACGAGGGGCGCTTCAAGGACGAGATAGTGCCGGTCGATGGATACGATTCGGATGACCTGGTGCCTGAGGACGTGCAGGCCCAGCTGCGCGAGGCCGGCAAAGGCGACCCTGCGTCCGCATATAATTCCTCGAACCCTGCAGATGGCGGGGCGGCCATCGTGATGCTCTCGGAGGAGAAGGCGAGAGATCTCGGCATAAAGCCTGTGGGACTGATTCACGGCTACTCAGTGGTAAATTGCGCCGCCGAGGACTTCCTGACGGCGCCGGTTGATGCCGTCAGGGAGCTGCGAGCTGCGCTCATAAGTGCGGGGCGCAGGTTTGACCCGGCGATAGTAGAGGCTAATGAGGCCTTCGGCCTGCAAATACCGATATTTGAGAAGGAATTTGCGGAGATGAAGGTGAATGTCCACGGTGGGGCTGTGGCGCTGGGCCACCCGCTGGGCGCCAGCGGCTGCAGGCTTCTTGTTACGCTTCTCAACGCTATGAAGCAGTATGGCCACCGCTACGGGATAGTCACGATGTGTTTTGGGAGCGGCGGGGCCTATGCGGTGGCGGTTGAGGTTCCGGAATAG
- the gcvH gene encoding glycine cleavage system protein GcvH, protein MMNPRDIKYSKDHVWVKVDGTTATLGITDYAQNQLGEVLAVELPLLDSEIEKGGELGSLDCMKTASTVYAPVSGKVTKINDSLVDAPDTVNSDPYGEGWLAQIELSDPAELDDLMGAEEYEAFLESL, encoded by the coding sequence ATAATGAATCCGAGGGATATTAAGTATTCTAAAGACCATGTATGGGTGAAAGTAGATGGGACTACGGCAACGCTAGGTATCACCGATTATGCCCAGAACCAGCTGGGCGAGGTGCTCGCTGTGGAGCTCCCGCTCCTGGACTCCGAGATCGAGAAGGGCGGCGAGCTCGGATCGCTCGATTGTATGAAGACGGCTAGCACTGTATATGCGCCGGTTAGCGGCAAGGTTACGAAGATTAATGATTCCCTTGTTGATGCCCCGGATACAGTGAATTCCGACCCTTACGGAGAAGGGTGGCTTGCCCAGATCGAGCTGAGCGACCCGGCTGAGCTGGACGACCTGATGGGCGCTGAAGAATACGAGGCGTTCCTCGAGAGTCTGTAG
- a CDS encoding DUF1638 domain-containing protein has translation MMHIKVIACDVLNREISMLSSQSRHFVDVRFLPQGLHNEPDKLRRALQDEIDAANRGYKLNYLEKASMKDFNLFGYDFIVLGYGLCSNGIVGLTSEKIPIVIPRAHDCITLLLGSKERYKEYFDSHRGVYWYSAGWIERTLQPGEERYRRIYDRYVEMYGKDNADYLMQMEQGWFKEYNYATYIDWGFPRSDFYRRYTRECAEFLGWHYDELPGDRVLLEKLLNGEFNEDKVLVVHPGKTVCASFDDSIICAEDAEGIEETRGDNSD, from the coding sequence GTGATGCACATAAAGGTCATAGCCTGTGACGTGCTCAACCGTGAGATTTCCATGCTGAGCAGCCAATCGAGGCATTTCGTGGATGTCAGATTCCTGCCCCAGGGGCTTCACAATGAGCCCGACAAATTGAGAAGGGCGCTGCAGGATGAGATTGACGCAGCCAATAGAGGTTATAAGCTTAACTACCTGGAAAAGGCCAGCATGAAGGATTTCAATCTGTTTGGATACGACTTCATTGTCCTCGGGTATGGCCTGTGCAGTAACGGCATAGTTGGCCTTACCAGCGAGAAGATTCCCATTGTGATCCCGAGGGCGCACGATTGTATTACATTGCTGCTGGGGTCAAAGGAGAGATACAAGGAATATTTCGACTCCCACCGGGGGGTTTACTGGTACTCGGCGGGCTGGATCGAGAGGACCCTCCAGCCGGGGGAGGAGAGGTACAGGAGGATATACGACAGGTACGTGGAGATGTACGGCAAGGATAACGCCGATTATCTTATGCAAATGGAGCAGGGCTGGTTCAAGGAATACAACTACGCGACCTATATAGACTGGGGCTTCCCGCGGTCGGATTTTTACAGGAGATATACCAGGGAATGCGCGGAGTTTCTCGGGTGGCACTATGACGAACTCCCGGGGGACCGGGTGCTGCTCGAGAAACTCCTTAACGGGGAATTTAATGAGGATAAGGTGCTGGTCGTCCACCCGGGCAAGACAGTTTGCGCCAGTTTTGATGATTCTATTATCTGCGCAGAGGATGCAGAAGGAATCGAGGAAACGAGGGGTGATAATTCGGATTGA
- a CDS encoding carbohydrate ABC transporter permease — protein MTITGAMASYGLVRYSFPGRSLLERLTIFALAIPIHATLIPVFNFLGDMHLRNNYLGLILVYTAFWLPFTVLLLYSYFVSFPRELEEAAKIDGLSDWGVFWKIVLPISKGALSSVSIVNFVGIWSELLFGFLIMNREQMKTITVGVLSFRGQYEVEWGIMFATMAIAVLPTLLFFIIFQKRITKGMLLGIYK, from the coding sequence TTGACCATTACAGGGGCGATGGCCTCTTACGGTCTTGTAAGGTATAGCTTCCCCGGGAGGTCCCTCCTAGAGCGGCTTACAATATTTGCCCTGGCAATTCCGATACATGCTACCCTCATCCCAGTATTCAACTTCCTGGGAGACATGCATCTCAGGAATAATTATCTGGGCCTCATTTTGGTCTACACTGCTTTCTGGCTGCCATTTACGGTCCTTCTATTATACTCTTATTTCGTCTCCTTCCCGCGAGAGTTGGAAGAGGCGGCAAAAATCGATGGGCTCTCCGACTGGGGTGTTTTCTGGAAGATCGTCTTACCAATATCCAAAGGAGCATTAAGCAGCGTCTCTATAGTGAATTTCGTTGGGATATGGAGCGAATTGCTCTTCGGATTCTTGATAATGAATAGAGAACAGATGAAGACCATTACAGTTGGCGTCCTTTCCTTCCGGGGGCAATACGAGGTGGAATGGGGCATTATGTTTGCGACAATGGCTATCGCCGTTCTCCCCACGCTTTTGTTCTTCATCATTTTTCAAAAACGGATTACAAAGGGCATGCTTCTCGGTATCTATAAATAA
- a CDS encoding mannitol-1-phosphate 5-dehydrogenase → MKSSVQFGAGKIGRGLVGRLFIQSGYDVLFVDANKELVEALSNKRAYTVKTIGDDPHIYHVEGFRVTDVDHRDEIARAVAVADIVTTSVGPTAVKAVVPLIREGLELRAKGIDVSVGAGAGAGVGAGAAGRKPLNIVACENIPRASSVLRGYILEGCSPECRRFVEENVGFPEAQIGTIAPTILQPIEGEDPLTVFTESNEEFYIHKLGLVGGVPDVKGVHFVDDIDAYVERKVFVVNTGHAVAAYTGYLKGYEFIHESMRDPETRAIVEGALDETSRLLVAQHGFDAEEQRVYTARALRRFANADMKDPISRLGREPLRKLGPSDRLVRPARMAMKFGIVPDDIATGIAAALFYDAPSDAQAVELAKKVAEIGVEGVLREVSEISMDEELGRLVAAGLEKVRAMRKKGE, encoded by the coding sequence GTGAAATCATCTGTTCAATTTGGCGCCGGCAAAATAGGCCGGGGCCTGGTCGGGCGTCTTTTTATCCAGTCCGGCTACGATGTGCTCTTCGTGGATGCCAATAAAGAGCTGGTGGAGGCGCTAAGCAACAAGAGGGCATATACGGTCAAGACTATAGGTGATGACCCGCACATCTATCACGTCGAGGGGTTCCGGGTGACCGATGTGGATCACAGGGACGAGATCGCCCGGGCAGTGGCTGTGGCCGACATCGTCACGACATCTGTCGGGCCCACGGCTGTCAAGGCAGTGGTGCCGTTGATTCGCGAGGGCCTGGAGTTGCGCGCAAAGGGGATAGACGTGAGTGTAGGCGCAGGCGCCGGGGCGGGAGTAGGCGCCGGGGCTGCCGGCCGGAAACCCCTGAATATCGTCGCCTGCGAGAACATTCCAAGAGCCTCCTCAGTGCTGAGGGGCTATATCCTCGAGGGGTGCTCGCCTGAATGCAGGCGCTTCGTCGAGGAAAACGTGGGTTTCCCCGAGGCGCAGATCGGGACGATCGCCCCGACGATCTTGCAGCCCATCGAGGGCGAGGATCCTCTCACGGTTTTCACTGAATCCAACGAGGAATTTTACATTCACAAGCTGGGCCTCGTGGGCGGGGTGCCGGACGTGAAGGGCGTCCATTTTGTGGACGATATCGACGCCTATGTGGAGCGCAAGGTATTCGTCGTTAACACGGGGCACGCCGTAGCGGCCTATACGGGATACTTGAAGGGCTACGAATTCATCCACGAGTCCATGCGCGACCCCGAGACGAGGGCGATCGTGGAAGGGGCTCTCGATGAAACGAGCAGGCTCCTCGTCGCGCAGCATGGTTTTGATGCTGAGGAGCAGAGGGTCTATACTGCGCGGGCCCTGCGGCGGTTCGCCAACGCGGACATGAAGGACCCGATATCGAGGCTGGGCCGCGAGCCCCTTCGCAAGCTGGGGCCAAGCGACAGGCTGGTACGGCCGGCGCGGATGGCCATGAAATTCGGGATAGTCCCGGATGATATCGCGACTGGCATCGCCGCGGCGCTTTTTTACGATGCCCCGTCTGATGCCCAGGCGGTGGAGCTGGCAAAGAAGGTCGCCGAGATCGGGGTTGAAGGGGTGCTCAGGGAGGTCAGCGAGATCTCAATGGACGAGGAGCTGGGCAGGCTCGTTGCTGCAGGCCTCGAGAAGGTCCGCGCCATGCGCAAGAAGGGTGAATAA